Proteins from a genomic interval of Zingiber officinale cultivar Zhangliang chromosome 1B, Zo_v1.1, whole genome shotgun sequence:
- the LOC122050011 gene encoding probable transcriptional regulator RABBIT EARS, whose translation MPIFPNPNSRHDLLMIPSFSFVESSWEEEAFARDSAHLDGCIWPPRFYSCSFCGRDFRSAQALGGHMNVHRKDRAMLKQYNSSSSPTGSETLETSSATDQPCTTVNHVNPNPNPNSNVRVCAPVVFNGYQKETLFFKERPTLQLFAEPESNLNEIDSCKQVIRRRRSEIEEEEGDGYNIGVKKRRTTDSLPPFLIKKIGVNLDVEELDLELRLGNVSQVK comes from the coding sequence ATGCCAATATTTCCCAATCCTAATTCTCGACATGATCTTCTTATGATCCCTTCTTTCTCCTTTGTTGAGTCGTCGtgggaggaggaagcttttgCGAGAGACTCCGCCCATTTGGACGGGTGCATATGGCCTCCTCGGTTCTACTCTTGCTCCTTTTGCGGCCGAGATTTCCGGTCGGCGCAGGCCCTCGGCGGCCACATGAATGTCCACCGCAAGGACCGGGCCATGCTCAAGCAGTACAACTCCAGCTCAAGCCCCACCGGATCGGAAACCCTAGAGACTAGCAGTGCTACTGATCAGCCGTGCACCACTGTCAATCATgttaaccctaaccctaaccctaattCCAATGTTAGGGTCTGTGCACCAGTTGTCTTTAATGGCTACCAAAAGGAGACTCTTTTCTTCAAGGAAAGACCCACTTTGCAGCTGTTTGCTGAGCCAGAGTCGAATCTGAATGAAATTGATTCTTGTAAGCAAGTAATCCGAAGGCGACGAAGCGAGATAGAAGAGGAGGAAGGGGATGGATACAACATAGGCGTCAAGAAGAGAAGGACGACCGATTCGTTGCCGCCTTTCTTGATCAAGAAAATCGGAGTCAATCTTGATGTGGAGGAGCTGGATCTTGAGCTGAGGCTTGGAAATGTCTCTCAGGTGAAGTAG
- the LOC122047367 gene encoding protein TOC75-3, chloroplastic-like, with protein MALLSPTRFLQIHTSAVPRSRKPSPSVSCSAENPDLDLSPARSSIPSLPAAPSDRKSNLTVFASATAAICAAAGGGFLFHFSSPPPPSGGGIGGGGGGWGWGSDGGGFWNNVFSPLPASASEDDQVSGVEWDSHGLPANIIVQLSKLSGLKRYKISEILFFDRRRSSTVVGTEDSFFEMVSLRPGGVYTKVQLQKELESLATCGMFERVDLDCKTKADGTLALTVSFVESTWQGAESFQCINVGLMQQSKQVEMDLDMTDKEKLEYIRMQERDYRRRIERSRSCLLPEPVQDEVVSMLRDQGKVTARLLQRIRDRVQRWYHDEGYACAQVVNFGNLNTRQVVCEVVEGDITQLSVQFLDKLGNVCEGNTQLAVIHRELPNQLRPGHVFNIEAGKQALRNINSLSLFSNIEVNPRPDEKSEGGIIVEIKLKELEQKSAEVSTEWSIAPGSFGRPTLTSIQPGGTVSFEHRNINGLNRSIVGSVTSSNLINPQDDLSFKIDYVHPYVDGVTNPRNRTFRASCFNSRKLSPVFTGGPGADEVPPVWIDRAGIKANITENFTRQSKFTYGLVMEEISTRDETSSVCTHGVRALPSGGLSMDGPPTTLSGTGTDRMVFAQANITRDNTRFINGAVVGQRDVFQLDQGLGIGSNYPFFNRHQLSSTRFIQLRSVEEGAGKLPPPILVMHGHYGGCVGDLPSYDAFTLGGPYSVRGYNMGELGACRNILELAAELRVPIRNTYIYSFIEHGTDLGSSKDVKGNPTEFFRRVGHGSSYGAGVKLGMVRAEYAVDNNSGTGAIFFRFGERF; from the exons ATGGCGCTCTTATCCCCCACCCGGTTCCTGCAAATCCACACCTCCGCCGTCCCCCGCAGCCGCAAACCCTCTCCCTCCGTCTCCTGCTCAGCCGAGAACCCCGACCTCGATCTCTCCCCCGCCAGATCTTCCATCCCTTCCCTCCCCGCCGCCCCCTCCGACCGAAAGAGTAACCTAACCGTCTTCGCCTCCGCCACCGCGGCCATATGCGCCGCTGCCGGAGGTGGATTCCTCTTCCATTTCTCTTCCCCTCCTCCTCCATCTGGCGGCGGTATCGGAGGAGGCGGCGGAGGTTGGGGCTGGGGCAGCGACGGGGGTGGCTTCTGGAACAATGTCTTTTCCCCTTTACCTGCTTCCGCCAGCGAGGATGATCAGGTCAGTGGCGTGGAGTGGGACTCCCACGGACTGCCGGCCAACATCATCGTGCAGCTCTCCAAGCTCAGCGGGCTCAAGCGCTACAAGATCTCGGAGATCCTCTTCTTTGATCGTCGTCGGTCCTCCACCGTAGTGGGAACCGAGGATTCCTTCTTCGAGATGGTGTCCCTCCGCCCTGGCGGCGTCTACACCAAGGTCCAGCTCCAGAAGGAGCTCGAGAGCCTGGCTACCTGCGGCATGTTCGAGCGGGTTGACCTCGATTGCAAGACCAAAGCCGATGGTACCCTAGCGCTCACGGTTTCCTTTGTTGAGAGCACCTGGCAGGGCGCCGAAAGCTTCCAGTGCATCAACGTGGGCCTGATGCAGCAATCGAAGCAGGTCGAGATGGATCTCGACATGACGGATAAGGAGAAGCTGGAGTACATTCGGATGCAGGAGAGGGACTATAGGAGGAGGATCGAACGGTCAAGGTCATGCCTGCTGCCCGAGCCGGTGCAGGATGAGGTGGTTTCCATGCTTCGCGATCAAGGGAAAGTGACTGCCAGGTTGCTGCAGCGGATTCGGGATCGCGTTCAGAGGTGGTACCACGACGAGGGTTATGCGTGCGCTCAAGTCGTCAACTTTGGGAATCTGAACACCAGGCAGGTGGTTTGCGAGGTCGTTGAGGGGGACATTACACAGCTTTCAGTCCAGTTCCTTGATAAGCTCGGAAATGTGTGTGAAGGGAATACACAGCTTGCTGTGATTCACAGAGAGCTTCCGAATCAG CTTAGACCAGGACATGTTTTTAACATTGAAGCAGGCAAACAGGCTTTGAGAAATATCAATTCACTCTCTCTGTTTTCTAACATAGAAGTGAACCCTCGTCCCGATGAAAAGAGTGAAGGAGGAATCATAGTTGAAATCAAGCTCAAAGAACTGGAACAAAAATCGGCTGAAGTAAGCACAGAATGGAGTATAGCACCTGGAAGTTTCGGGCGGCCAACACTG ACATCCATTCAACCTGGTGGAACTGTTTCATTTGAACATAGGAACATCAATGGGTTGAACAGATCTATAGTTGGTTCTGTGACCTCTAGCAACCTTATAAATCCTCAG GATGATTTGTCTTTCAAGATTGATTATGTGCATCCATATGTGGATGGTGTCACCAATCCTCGAAATCGTACATTCCGAGCTAGCTGTTTCAACAGCCGAAAGTTAAGTCCTGTTTTCACTGGTGGACCAGGCGCTGATGAAGTTCCACCTGTATGGATCGACAGGGCGGGAATAAAAGCAAATATAACAGAG AACTTCACCAGACAAAGCAAGTTTACCTATGGACTTGTGATGGAGGAGATTTCAACACGTGACGAAACTAGTAGCGTTTGTACCCATGGTGTTCGAGCATTACCAAGTGGTGGTTTGAGCATGGATGGACCTCCAACAACTCTCAGTGGTACTGGCACTGACCGCATGGTATTTGCACAAGCAAATATCACTAGGGATAACACAAGATTCATAAATGGTGCAGTTGTTGGTCAGCGAGATGTCTTTCAG TTAGATCAAGGCCTTGGAATTGGGAGCAATTATCCTTTCTTCAACCGCCATCAACTCTCATCAACCCGCTTCATCCAGTTGAGGTCAGTCGAGGAAGGTGCTGGTAAACTGCCACCACCTATTTTGGTCATGCACGGACATTATGGTGGTTGCGTCGGAGACCTTCCAAGTTATGATGCTTTCACTCTTGGAGGGCCTTACTCTGTTAGGGGCTACAACATGGGCGAGTTGGGTGCTTGCAGGAACATCCTTGAG CTCGCTGCAGAATTGCGTGTCCCCATAAGAAACACTTACATATATTCCTTCATCGAGCATGGAACTGATCTCGGTAGTTCTAAGGATGTGAAGGGAAACCCGACTGAATTCTTCCGCCGAGTAGGGCATGGCTCATCGTATGGTGCTGGCGTGAAGCTTGGGATGGTGAGAGCAGAGTATGCAGTCGATAACAACTCAGGGACGGGTGCAATATTTTTCAGGTTCGGAGAGAGGTTctag
- the LOC122047373 gene encoding transcription factor PCL1-like — translation MGEEAAGDDEFDRLSASDGREIVEDRGRVMYWEVGLPSGDDLTPLSQMLVPPHLASAFSVKPEPPRTDMDVQRASQYTISNLRRTAPSPASTAALRNFSPFSPDESLGFEANDLVENGDSCGHISRSGQISPSAALEEAESSAPVAEDSGDEPSSSRNPKRARLVWTPQLHKRFIDVVAHLGIKNAVPKTIMQLMNVDGLTRENVASHLQKYRLYLRRMNGIQDDSPSLPDHLLTTMQPAKKSLHEQHAPYTPLQYPMPTMIPVPTFGMAPPHGHGVRIGMVPTMEHQGDGRYAFEQHYNGALGERMKD, via the exons ATGGGTGAGGAGGCCGCCGGCGACGACGAATTCGATCGCCTATCCGCTTCAGATGGAAGAGAAATCGTGGAAGATCGCGGGAGGGTTATGTACTGGGAGGTCGGTCTCCCTAGCGGCGACGATCTGACCCCCCTCTCCCAGATGTTGGTGCCGCCGCACCTCGCCTCGGCCTTCAGCGTCAAGCCGGAGCCACCGCGAACAGATATGGATGTGCAGCGCGCCTCCCAGTACACGATCTCCAACCTCCGCCGCACCGCGCCGTCGCCAGCTTCCACTGCCGCCCTCcgaaacttctcccccttttcgCCTGACGAATCCTTGGGATTCGAAGCGAATGATCTGGTGGAGAATGGGGATTCTTGTGGGCATATCTCTCGATCGGGACAGATTTCTCCTTCTGCCGCCTTGGAGGAGGCGGAATCATCTGCGCCCGTGGCCGAGGACTCCGGCGACGAGCCCTCGTCTTCGCGGAACCCCAAGCGGGCGCGCCTAGTCTGGACGCCGCAGCTCCACAAGAGGTTCATCGATGTCGTGGCGCATCTGGGGATCAAGAACGCCGTGCCGAAGACAATCATGCAGCTTATGAACGTGGACGGACTCACGAGAGAGAACGTCGCGAGCCACCTCCAAAAATACAGGCTTTATCTCAGAAGAATGAATGGAATTCAAGATGATTCACCTTCGCTGCCTGACCACCTGCTTACCACTATGCAGCCGGCGAAAAAGAGTCTTCACGAGCAGCATGCTCCTTATACGCCCCTGCAATATCCTATGCCGACCATGATTCCTGTGCCGACGTTTGGGATGGCTCCTCCTCATGGGCACGGCGTTCGGATTGGAATGGTACCGACCATGGAGCATCAAGGAGATGGAAGATATGCGTTTGAGCAACACTATAATGGAGCTTTGGGCGAACGGATGAAAGATTG A
- the LOC122047376 gene encoding uncharacterized protein C24B11.05-like: MEYEARYRQVQKPKYDCLLFDLDDTLYPLSSGLAASCCKNIGDYLVEELGIEESKMPELGNLLYRNYGTTMAGLRAIGYNFDYDHYHSFVHGRLPYENLKPDPVLRQLLLSLPIRKLVFTNADKAHALKGLKKLGLEDCFEGIICFETLNPLTPSCSIQKSTEIFDIVGHFSRADVAAGDALPPTPVLCKPSPEAMAQALRIADIDPQRTVFFDDSVRNIQAGKRVGLHTVLVGTRHRVKGADNALESIHNMKEALPELWEKAEATASGVLYPAAGNVAMETPVTA; encoded by the exons ATGGAATACGAGGCTCGGTATCGTCAGGTCCAGAAACCCAAATACGATTGCCTTCTCTTCG ATCTCGATGACACTCTGTACCCACTCAGCTCTGGTTTAGCGGCTTCCTGCTGCAAGAACATTGGAG ATTATTTAGTGGAGGAATTGGGGATCGAGGAAAGCAAGATGCCAGAATTAGGCAACCTTCTGTACAGGAATTATGGCACAACAATGGCTGGCTTAAGG GCTATTGGCTACAACTTTGACTATGATCATTACCACAG CTTCGTTCATGGAAGACTGCCTTATGAGAACCTGAAGCCTGATCCTGTTCTGAGACAACTCTTGCTCAGCCTCCCAATTCGCAAACTC GTTTTCACAAACGCTGATAAAGCTCACGCACTGAAAGGGCTGAAGAAATTGGGACTCGAAGACTGCTTCGAGGGAATAATCTGCTTCGAGACGCTGAATCCGCTGACGCCGTCTTGCTCGATCCAAAAGTCAACTGAAATTTTCGACATAGTCGGGCACTTCTCCCGGGCGGACGTTGCCGCCGGAGACGCGCTGCCGCCGACGCCGGTGCTCTGCAAGCCGTCGCCGGAAGCCATGGCGCAGGCTTTGCGGATCGCCGACATCGATCCTCAAAGAACA GTGTTCTTCGATGACAGCGTACGCAACATCCAAGCCGGGAAGCGCGTGGGGCTGCACACCGTCCTG GTTGGCACTCGGCACCGTGTGAAAGGGGCAGACAACGCCCTGGAAAGCATCCACAACATGAAGGAGGCGTTGCCGGAGCTGTGGGAGAAGGCGGAGGCCACCGCCAGCGGCGTCCTGTACCCCGCCGCCGGCAATGTGGCCATGGAGACACCTGTGAccgcttaa
- the LOC122047384 gene encoding uncharacterized protein LOC122047384: MEEKNKHQKRLSLEEEVAVLQDALDKEQKLNQILQCALHGAFVCHSCVSSLAPLQAQVLLAELTMVEEEIMMLERKIEDLKMRIYLERNQERSSFRWQQRHFLCGLGGRRELHKLQPLPGLNHEQVPGDESEKLASDRETNLDLCHASSPQCISRDEESIMPETPNRLSEELLKTLIAIFQKLSQSTNQLNHESHKLPNSCVSSNNFHSYSKTSITTSSKDAMQRGESCGVLVPENEGEGKMGLKHKFVSCTKASLDLTRIELCVPAFGKLRALTHKLSAINPSFLSYKQKLAFWINIYNACIMHAFLQHGFPPSPDKLLALLNKAAINVGGVILNALAIEHFLLRHSLDTDHEVFNEKEGLLIHAYGLGYPEPNVRFALCRGSWSSPALRVYTAEDVVNELETAKTDYLEASVRIISKKKIILPKLLHWHMKDFADDLESLLEWIYSQLPVSGSLKRVLKECLSRDPRIPLPKLVQIQPHRADFRYLLPWREASSSYSISSSF, translated from the exons ATGGAAGAGAAAAACAAGCACCAGAAGAGACTTAGCTTGGAGGAAGAG GTCGCCGTGCTGCAAGATGCACTGGATAAGGAACAGAAGCTGAATCAGATCCTACAATGCGCACTCCATGGCGCATTCGTTTGCCATTCGTGCGTCTCTTCATTAGCTCCTCTTCAG GCGCAGGTGCTTCTGGCAGAGTTGACAATGGTGGAGGAAGAGATCATGATGCTCGAGAGAAAGATTGAGGACTTGAAGATGCGCATCTATCTGGAGAGAAACCAGGAGAGGAGCTCGTTTCGGTGGCAGCAGAGGCACTTCCTTTGCGGTTTGGGAGGCCGGAGAGAGCTCCACAAGCTCCAACCACTACCAGGACTGAACCATGAACAAGTGCCAG GTGATGAGTCCGAGAAATTGGCGAGCGACCGTGAAACAAACCTTGACCTCTGCCACGCTTCAAGTCCTCAATGCATCAGCAGAGACGAAGAATCCATTATGCCTGAAACACCAAACAGGCTCTCCGAGGAGCTGCTCAAGACCCTGATCGCTATCTTCCAGAAGCTGAGCCAGAGTACAAATCAACTCAATCATGAATCACACAAGCTTCCTAACTCATGCGTGAGTTCAAACAACTTCCACAGCTACAGTAAGACTTCAATTACAACCTCCTCAAAGGACGCAATGCAGAGAGGGGAGTCGTGTGGCGTTCTGGTGCCTGAAAATGAAGGGGAAGGAAAGATGGGACTCAAACACAAGTTTGTCAGTTGCACGAAGGCTTCCCTGGACTTGACTCGCATTGAATTATGCGTTCCGGCATTTGGAAAACTGAG GGCACTGACGCACAAGCTCTCTGCTATTAATCCAAGCTTTCTCAGTTACAAGCAAAAGCTTGCATTCTGGATCAACATCTACAACGCTTGCATCATGCAT GCATTTCTACAACATGGTTTTCCTCCCTCACCAGATAAGCTTCTTGCACTGCTAAATAAG GCTGCGATAAATGTTGGCGGTGTCATTCTTAATGCTCTGGCTATCGAACATTTCTTGCTGAGGCACTCTCTCGACACTGACCAT GAAGTGTTTAATGAAAAAGAGGGACTTCTGATACATGCATATGGACTGGGGTACCCTGAGCCTAACGTGAGATTTGCTCTTTGTAGAGGAAGTTGGTCTTCTCCTGCG CTGAGAGTGTACACGGCAGAGGATGTGGTGAATGAACTGGAGACAGCCAAAACAGACTACTTGGAAGCTTCAGTGCGCATcatcagcaagaagaagatcaTCCTGCCCAAGCTTCTGCACTGGCACATGAAGGATTTCGCCGACGATTTGGAGTCGCTGCTTGAGTGGATCTACAGCCAACTGCCCGTGTCCGGATCGCTGAAGAGAGTCCTCAAGGAGTGCCTGAGCAGAGACCCAAGGATTCCCCTGCCAAAGTTGGTGCAGATACAGCCACACAGAGCTGACTTCAGGTACTTATTGCCATGGCGAGAAGCTTCCTCCTCCTACTCGATCTCATCTTCGTTCTGA